In Urechidicola croceus, a single window of DNA contains:
- a CDS encoding DUF4197 domain-containing protein translates to MKKYLILILMFSLVSCAELQEVVNQLPNGGITTEQIGGGLKEALNNGITNQVNSLALEDGFFKNEMVKILLPDELKKVDETLRKIGLSSLADEGLKVLNRAAEDAVGEAIPIFVDAVKGMTFADAKGILMGNSNAATTYLKDRTNDVLYQKFNPIINNSFQKVGADKIWENLITKYNNIPFTNEVNPDLTDYVTGEALKGVYTMVEVEEMEIREKVSKRTSDLLRRVFALQDNK, encoded by the coding sequence ATGAAGAAATATTTGATTTTAATACTGATGTTTTCGTTAGTAAGTTGTGCAGAATTACAAGAAGTAGTTAATCAATTACCAAATGGAGGAATCACAACTGAACAAATTGGAGGAGGTTTAAAAGAAGCCTTGAATAACGGAATAACAAATCAAGTGAATTCATTAGCACTAGAAGATGGATTTTTTAAAAATGAAATGGTAAAAATACTTTTGCCTGATGAGTTAAAAAAGGTTGATGAAACATTAAGAAAAATTGGTTTGTCTAGTTTAGCAGATGAAGGTTTAAAAGTATTGAATAGAGCGGCAGAAGATGCTGTTGGAGAAGCAATTCCAATTTTTGTGGATGCAGTTAAAGGGATGACTTTTGCTGATGCGAAAGGTATTTTAATGGGGAATTCAAATGCGGCTACCACCTATTTAAAAGATAGAACAAATGATGTATTATATCAAAAATTCAATCCGATTATTAACAATTCATTTCAAAAAGTAGGAGCAGATAAAATATGGGAAAACCTAATTACAAAATATAATAATATTCCTTTTACAAATGAAGTGAATCCAGATTTAACAGATTATGTGACTGGTGAAGCATTAAAAGGAGTTTATACTATGGTTGAAGTCGAAGAAATGGAAATTAGAGAGAAAGTAAGTAAAAGAACCTCTGATTTATTGAGGCGAGTTTTTGCACTACAAGACAATAAATAA
- a CDS encoding DUF5522 domain-containing protein has product MMDNSLPKLAADDFYVNEQGYRVFTEKYHLKRGYCCKSGCKHCPFGYDKKTDSFIK; this is encoded by the coding sequence ATGATGGATAATAGTTTACCAAAATTAGCAGCAGATGATTTTTATGTTAATGAACAGGGTTATAGGGTTTTTACAGAGAAATATCATTTAAAGCGAGGGTATTGCTGTAAAAGCGGATGTAAACATTGCCCTTTTGGATATGATAAAAAGACTGATAGTTTTATCAAATAA
- a CDS encoding DUF4136 domain-containing protein, which translates to MKLIKFLPLALLFMVASCSSVKVATDYDTKADFSQYKTFAFYKKGVDKVDISDLDKRRILRAIESELLAQGMTKSENPDVIVNIFAKSSKKINIYNDYNYFWRPWYYGPNFGTHISQYNEGTLFIDLIDNQKKELVWQGIGRGALTMNNVEKKEARIKEFVGEIMAKYPPFEK; encoded by the coding sequence ATGAAACTTATAAAATTTTTACCATTAGCATTATTATTTATGGTAGCATCTTGTTCAAGTGTAAAAGTGGCAACTGACTATGACACAAAGGCTGATTTTAGTCAATATAAAACTTTTGCATTTTACAAGAAAGGAGTAGATAAAGTTGATATTTCTGATCTTGATAAACGTAGAATTCTACGTGCTATTGAATCAGAATTGTTAGCACAAGGAATGACTAAATCAGAAAATCCTGATGTGATTGTAAATATTTTTGCTAAATCTAGTAAGAAAATAAATATATATAATGATTATAATTATTTCTGGAGACCTTGGTATTATGGACCAAATTTCGGTACACATATTTCGCAATATAATGAAGGAACCTTATTTATTGACTTAATTGATAATCAAAAGAAAGAATTAGTGTGGCAAGGTATTGGAAGAGGAGCCTTAACAATGAATAATGTTGAGAAAAAAGAAGCGAGAATTAAAGAATTTGTTGGTGAGATTATGGCTAAATACCCACCGTTCGAAAAATAA
- the sigZ gene encoding RNA polymerase sigma factor SigZ gives MQTSQIWNEFSDSLKRYINSRVHNQTVTDDILQETFVKIHLNINKIKQQESLKSWIYTIAHNTMIDYFKKQSKIVNKTINLQENFDENFEHSHKDCLLPLINNLPQIYREAIILSEINGLKQAEVAKILDISLSGTKSRIQRGRTLLKQGFMDCCDFKLNESGHLTGTTNTKEDCKVCNN, from the coding sequence ATGCAAACAAGTCAAATTTGGAATGAGTTTTCCGATTCATTAAAAAGATATATCAATAGTAGGGTTCACAATCAAACTGTTACTGATGATATATTGCAAGAAACTTTTGTCAAAATTCATCTTAATATTAATAAAATAAAACAACAAGAAAGTCTTAAATCTTGGATTTATACTATTGCACACAATACAATGATAGACTATTTCAAAAAGCAATCTAAAATTGTAAATAAAACTATTAATCTTCAAGAAAACTTTGATGAAAACTTTGAGCACAGTCATAAAGACTGTTTATTACCATTAATAAATAACTTACCTCAAATATATCGCGAAGCAATAATTCTAAGCGAAATAAACGGTTTAAAACAAGCAGAGGTTGCCAAAATATTAGACATTTCACTTTCAGGAACAAAATCTAGAATTCAACGTGGACGAACATTATTAAAGCAAGGATTTATGGACTGTTGTGATTTTAAACTTAATGAGTCTGGTCATTTAACCGGAACAACAAATACAAAAGAAGATTGTAAAGTTTGTAATAACTAA
- a CDS encoding MFS transporter, translated as MLKRTANLYADSFKGLSKEIWWLALVTFINRAGTMILPFMSKYLKEDLEFTYVQVAVIMSFFGVGSTIGSWIGGKMTDKIGFYKVMIYSMLLTGFLFFGLQYVKTFWGLCFSILFIMSIADMFRPAMFVSLNTYSKPENRTRSLTLIRLAINLGFTVGPFIAGIIIVSHGYDLLFWIDGITCILSILLFTYLVKEKKSKPKEKKEEVDLLDASATVFRDKPYWIFLGISFSMGIIFFPLFHTMPIYHFEHYGLTAVYTGLLFLLNGFLIFLLEMPMVHWIEKKKIPPTKLIVYASILMATSIFLLLIDTWSGILIVSMLFITVGEMVGFPYTNAFAMKRAKIGNEGRYMGLYSMSFSIAHIFSPYMLIVVGILGYPITFLVLGIFGILAVVLSIWLRKTIVKEESN; from the coding sequence ATGTTAAAACGTACAGCAAATTTATATGCCGATTCATTTAAAGGGTTGTCTAAAGAAATATGGTGGCTAGCATTGGTAACATTTATCAATAGGGCTGGAACTATGATTTTACCATTTATGTCAAAATACTTAAAAGAAGATTTAGAATTTACTTATGTACAGGTTGCAGTTATTATGTCTTTTTTTGGTGTGGGGTCTACAATTGGCTCTTGGATAGGTGGAAAAATGACAGACAAGATAGGTTTTTATAAGGTGATGATCTATAGTATGTTGCTTACTGGATTTTTGTTTTTTGGATTGCAATATGTGAAAACTTTTTGGGGATTGTGCTTTAGTATTTTATTTATTATGAGTATTGCTGATATGTTTAGACCAGCAATGTTTGTTTCTTTAAATACATATAGTAAGCCTGAAAATCGAACTCGTTCATTGACTTTAATACGATTGGCAATTAATTTAGGTTTTACAGTAGGTCCATTTATTGCAGGTATTATAATAGTTAGTCATGGATATGACCTGTTATTTTGGATAGATGGTATAACATGTATTCTTTCAATTTTATTATTTACCTATTTAGTTAAAGAAAAGAAAAGCAAGCCAAAAGAGAAAAAAGAAGAGGTAGATTTGTTAGATGCTTCTGCTACAGTATTTCGAGATAAGCCATATTGGATTTTTTTAGGGATAAGTTTTTCTATGGGTATAATATTTTTCCCTTTATTTCACACGATGCCAATTTATCATTTTGAACATTACGGTTTGACAGCAGTCTATACAGGTTTGTTATTTTTATTAAATGGTTTTTTGATTTTTTTGTTAGAAATGCCAATGGTTCATTGGATAGAGAAAAAGAAAATACCACCAACAAAACTAATTGTTTACGCGTCAATTTTAATGGCAACAAGTATATTTCTACTGCTTATTGATACTTGGTCAGGAATATTAATTGTTAGTATGTTATTCATTACAGTTGGAGAAATGGTTGGTTTCCCATATACCAATGCATTTGCAATGAAAAGAGCTAAAATTGGTAACGAAGGAAGATATATGGGATTATATAGTATGTCTTTTTCAATTGCCCATATTTTTAGCCCTTATATGTTAATAGTTGTTGGAATCTTAGGCTACCCAATTACATTTCTTGTTTTGGGGATATTTGGAATTTTAGCAGTAGTGTTGTCAATTTGGTTGCGAAAAACAATAGTAAAAGAAGAGAGTAATTAG
- a CDS encoding DUF1684 domain-containing protein yields MKNLITLFLLSLFISSCAQEKKFTHIEEIEHFQYKLNVEYSDKKTTPLKDKDFKKFKNLEFFPINSSYKIVADFISTPNEPIFEMPTTTDRKPLYTQYGIATFLLDNKEFTLRIYQNQKLMIDPEYEDYLFIPFTDLTNGNETYDAGRYIDIRFEDIKNGKITFDFNKAYNPYCAYNDKYSCPIPPKENDLAVEIKAGVLAFHKN; encoded by the coding sequence ATGAAAAATCTAATAACACTTTTTTTATTATCATTATTTATTAGCAGCTGTGCACAAGAAAAAAAATTTACACATATTGAAGAAATTGAACACTTTCAATATAAATTAAATGTTGAATATTCTGATAAAAAAACAACTCCATTAAAAGATAAAGATTTTAAAAAATTTAAGAATTTAGAGTTTTTTCCTATTAACTCATCTTACAAAATAGTGGCCGATTTCATTAGTACTCCCAATGAGCCAATTTTTGAAATGCCAACTACAACAGATAGGAAACCGCTTTATACTCAATATGGAATTGCAACCTTTCTATTAGATAATAAAGAATTCACATTAAGAATATATCAAAATCAAAAATTAATGATTGACCCTGAATATGAAGATTATCTTTTTATCCCATTTACAGATTTAACTAATGGTAATGAAACCTATGATGCTGGACGTTATATAGATATTAGATTTGAAGATATAAAAAATGGTAAAATCACGTTCGATTTTAATAAAGCATATAATCCATATTGTGCATACAATGACAAATACTCATGCCCAATTCCGCCAAAAGAAAATGATTTAGCTGTTGAAATAAAAGCAGGTGTTTTGGCTTTTCACAAAAATTAA
- the crcB gene encoding fluoride efflux transporter CrcB, producing the protein MKQAILVFIGGGFGSVARYFIGKILNNSTSGIPYGTLVANVLGSLFIGIILGLAIKNNTFSQNQTLLLATGFCGGFTTFSTFAYENVGLLKSGDFLNFFIYTIVTFVIGLGAVFSGLYLTKTVF; encoded by the coding sequence ATGAAACAAGCAATATTAGTTTTTATTGGAGGTGGTTTTGGAAGTGTTGCTAGATATTTTATTGGAAAAATATTGAATAACTCGACAAGTGGAATTCCTTATGGAACATTAGTAGCAAATGTATTAGGGAGTTTATTTATTGGTATTATACTTGGTTTGGCAATTAAAAACAATACATTTTCTCAAAATCAAACTTTATTATTAGCCACTGGTTTTTGTGGCGGTTTTACTACTTTTTCAACCTTTGCTTATGAAAATGTAGGGTTATTAAAATCAGGTGATTTTTTAAACTTTTTTATCTATACAATTGTAACTTTTGTAATAGGTTTAGGTGCTGTTTTTAGTGGTTTGTATTTGACTAAAACAGTATTTTAA
- a CDS encoding DoxX family protein: MKILTLLARIFVAATFIFSGFVKLVDPLGSAYKFQEYFSADVLNMEYLIPYALPFSILLILAEIMLGVMLLIGFKPKFTVWSLFFLTLIFLFLTWYSAYYDKVTDCGCFGDAIKLTPWQTFNKNVLLIFLIAFLIFTVKNITPLVSKPLLKWISFGSLIVFLYITYHVLIHLPLIDFRPYAVGKNIQEGMKEIAIDGLPKVHDFFLETNDGEDLTDELLNKDKVMFVVAYDIDISDKEGFVNIQKTTALAKANGYTVYGLSSSYIDDLLVLNKDNNFDFEWLFVDGTVLKTIIRANPGIITLNKGTVTGKWNWIDTNNFKP; encoded by the coding sequence ATGAAGATTTTAACACTTTTAGCAAGAATATTTGTAGCGGCAACATTCATTTTTTCAGGATTTGTAAAATTGGTTGATCCATTAGGCTCTGCCTATAAATTTCAAGAATATTTTAGTGCTGATGTGTTGAATATGGAATATTTAATTCCATACGCATTACCTTTTTCTATTCTTTTGATTTTAGCAGAAATAATGCTAGGAGTGATGTTGTTAATAGGTTTTAAACCAAAATTCACAGTTTGGAGTTTATTCTTTTTAACCTTGATATTTTTATTTTTAACTTGGTATTCGGCTTATTATGATAAAGTAACAGATTGTGGCTGTTTTGGTGATGCTATTAAACTTACACCATGGCAAACATTTAATAAAAATGTACTATTAATCTTTTTAATTGCATTTTTAATATTTACAGTTAAAAATATAACACCATTAGTAAGTAAACCTCTTTTAAAGTGGATTTCCTTCGGATCATTAATTGTTTTTTTATACATAACCTACCACGTTTTAATTCACTTACCATTAATTGATTTCAGACCATATGCTGTAGGGAAAAATATTCAAGAAGGAATGAAAGAAATTGCAATTGATGGATTGCCCAAAGTTCATGATTTCTTTTTAGAAACAAACGATGGTGAAGATTTGACAGATGAACTACTAAATAAAGATAAAGTAATGTTTGTCGTTGCTTATGATATTGATATTTCTGATAAAGAAGGTTTTGTAAATATTCAAAAAACAACTGCTTTGGCTAAAGCAAATGGATATACTGTTTATGGTTTGTCATCTTCATATATAGATGATTTATTGGTGTTGAATAAAGACAATAATTTTGATTTTGAATGGCTTTTTGTAGATGGTACAGTTTTGAAAACTATTATTCGTGCAAATCCTGGAATTATTACATTAAATAAAGGAACTGTAACAGGTAAGTGGAATTGGATTGATACTAATAATTTCAAACCATAA
- a CDS encoding DUF1599 domain-containing protein, whose amino-acid sequence MNNTSKQYDDIINICRSLFINKMKDYGSAWRILRLPSLTDQIFIKAQRIRQLQENTTRKVDEGEVSEFIGIINYSIMALIQLEKGVVDNPDLKTEEATELYDKHIGVTKSLMENKNHDYGEAWRDMRVSSLTDLILQKLLRVKQIEDNKGKTLVSEGIDANYQDMINYAVFALIHLNKK is encoded by the coding sequence ATGAACAATACCTCAAAACAATATGATGACATAATTAACATTTGTCGATCACTGTTTATCAATAAAATGAAAGATTATGGAAGTGCTTGGAGGATATTGAGATTACCATCTTTAACAGACCAAATTTTTATAAAAGCCCAACGAATTCGTCAATTGCAAGAAAATACTACACGCAAAGTTGATGAAGGAGAAGTTTCAGAATTTATAGGAATTATTAACTATTCTATCATGGCTTTGATTCAATTGGAAAAAGGAGTAGTGGATAATCCAGATTTAAAGACTGAAGAAGCAACAGAATTGTATGATAAGCATATTGGAGTTACAAAATCTTTAATGGAGAATAAAAATCACGATTACGGTGAGGCTTGGAGAGATATGCGTGTTAGTTCTTTAACAGATTTAATTTTGCAAAAATTATTAAGAGTAAAACAAATTGAAGATAATAAAGGAAAAACTTTAGTTTCTGAAGGTATAGATGCTAATTATCAAGATATGATTAATTATGCAGTTTTCGCATTGATTCACTTAAACAAAAAATAA
- a CDS encoding LOG family protein, whose protein sequence is MKKIAVFCGASIGFNPIYKKEAQNVGAYFGKNNIGLVYGGGKIGMMGALADELLRHNGEVIGIIPHLLKHEEVVHSDITQVIVTKKMSTRKVKMSKLVDGYITLAGGFGTLDEVFEVLTLGQLGIEKKPIGFLNTNGYFNHIIAQLDFMVNEGFLKQANRDMVLISDSIEELIEKMYTYKPVEMTKIVNTTVK, encoded by the coding sequence ATGAAAAAAATAGCAGTTTTTTGCGGAGCAAGTATTGGATTCAATCCTATTTATAAAAAAGAAGCACAAAATGTTGGTGCTTACTTTGGGAAGAATAATATCGGTCTTGTTTATGGAGGTGGTAAAATTGGGATGATGGGAGCACTTGCTGATGAATTATTACGACATAATGGTGAAGTCATTGGAATAATACCACATTTATTAAAACATGAAGAAGTTGTTCATTCAGATATTACTCAAGTAATTGTTACTAAAAAAATGAGTACTCGTAAGGTTAAAATGAGTAAACTCGTAGATGGATATATAACTTTGGCTGGTGGATTTGGGACTTTAGATGAAGTTTTTGAAGTACTTACTCTAGGACAACTTGGTATTGAAAAAAAACCTATTGGATTTTTAAACACTAATGGTTATTTCAATCATATAATTGCTCAACTAGATTTTATGGTAAATGAAGGTTTCCTTAAACAAGCAAATCGAGATATGGTTTTAATAAGTGATTCAATAGAAGAATTAATTGAAAAAATGTATACTTATAAACCAGTTGAAATGACCAAAATTGTAAACACTACAGTAAAATAG
- the folP gene encoding dihydropteroate synthase, with protein MTINCNGKLIDLSTPKVMGILNITPDSFYDGGKYSSDIDILSQTERMLNDGATFIDIGAYSSRPNAEHISEDEELKRLNPTLELIIKKFPNCLISIDTFRSNVAKKSIEIGACMINDISGGTMDEKMYATIGELKVPYVLMHIKGTPQTMQSKNQYENIIQDLMYYFSEKINILRNHKVNDIIIDLGFGFGKSLDQNYKLLNELSHFKRFDLPILTGISRKSMLYKLLNISSDDALNATSIANTIALQNGTKILRVHDVKEALESIKIVEQLSL; from the coding sequence ATGACAATTAATTGTAACGGAAAACTAATTGATTTATCAACTCCCAAAGTAATGGGAATACTCAATATTACTCCAGACTCATTTTACGACGGAGGAAAATATAGTTCAGATATTGATATTCTATCCCAAACAGAGAGAATGCTTAATGATGGAGCCACTTTTATTGATATTGGCGCCTATTCTTCTCGTCCTAATGCTGAACATATATCTGAAGATGAAGAACTAAAAAGATTGAATCCTACACTAGAACTTATCATAAAAAAATTTCCAAACTGTTTAATTTCAATAGATACATTTAGAAGTAATGTTGCTAAAAAAAGTATTGAAATTGGTGCTTGTATGATTAACGATATTTCTGGTGGAACAATGGATGAAAAGATGTATGCAACAATTGGGGAATTAAAAGTTCCATATGTTTTAATGCATATTAAAGGAACTCCACAAACAATGCAAAGCAAAAATCAATATGAGAATATTATCCAGGACTTAATGTATTACTTTTCAGAAAAAATTAATATTTTAAGAAATCACAAAGTGAACGATATTATTATTGATCTAGGTTTTGGTTTTGGAAAAAGTTTGGATCAAAATTACAAACTACTTAATGAATTGTCTCATTTTAAAAGATTTGACTTACCTATTTTAACTGGAATTTCTCGAAAATCTATGTTATACAAACTTCTAAATATTTCGTCGGATGATGCATTAAACGCAACATCAATTGCAAATACAATTGCGCTTCAAAATGGTACGAAAATCTTAAGAGTACATGATGTTAAAGAGGCTTTAGAATCTATCAAAATTGTTGAACAATTATCTCTATAA
- the cdaA gene encoding diadenylate cyclase CdaA gives MLDFLDYSFLDVLDVVLVAILLYYIYKLLRGSVAINIFIGITIIFLMWKITQVLEMEMLSGILGTLISGGVIALIVVFQQEIRKFLLMLGTTNFASKRNFLKQLKFLKGDVYIETDVETIVNSCESMGKAKTGALIVFERSQSLDFVKSLGDRMNAEVNAPILESIFYKNSPLHDGAIIIKDNTIVATRVVLPLSNKDLPTRFGLRHRAAIGITEKTDAVCIVVSEETGKTSYIKDGEFVLFDNQFILIETLKNDLT, from the coding sequence ATGCTCGACTTTTTAGACTATTCTTTTTTAGACGTTCTTGACGTTGTGCTCGTAGCAATACTTCTCTATTATATCTACAAATTACTTCGTGGAAGTGTTGCAATTAATATTTTTATTGGTATTACTATCATTTTCTTAATGTGGAAAATTACGCAAGTATTGGAAATGGAAATGTTAAGTGGTATTTTGGGTACGTTAATCAGTGGTGGTGTTATTGCTCTTATCGTAGTATTCCAACAAGAAATCAGGAAGTTTTTATTGATGCTCGGAACAACAAACTTTGCTTCAAAACGAAATTTTTTAAAACAATTGAAATTTCTTAAAGGCGATGTTTATATTGAAACTGATGTCGAAACAATAGTGAATTCTTGTGAATCGATGGGTAAAGCGAAAACTGGAGCATTAATAGTTTTTGAGAGAAGTCAAAGTTTAGATTTTGTAAAATCCTTAGGTGACAGAATGAATGCAGAAGTAAATGCGCCAATTCTTGAAAGTATTTTTTATAAAAATAGTCCGCTGCACGATGGTGCAATAATTATAAAAGACAATACAATAGTAGCAACTAGAGTTGTACTACCACTATCAAATAAAGACCTACCTACTCGTTTTGGGTTGCGTCATAGAGCCGCTATAGGAATTACTGAAAAAACGGATGCTGTATGTATTGTAGTATCTGAAGAAACTGGTAAAACTTCTTATATTAAAGATGGAGAATTTGTATTATTTGACAATCAATTTATTTTAATTGAAACTTTAA